The Oncorhynchus clarkii lewisi isolate Uvic-CL-2024 unplaced genomic scaffold, UVic_Ocla_1.0 unplaced_contig_1599_pilon_pilon, whole genome shotgun sequence genome includes a region encoding these proteins:
- the LOC139402770 gene encoding gastrula zinc finger protein XlCGF7.1-like, with protein sequence MSSASCCPPAKKEVCWKEKEGIWLNVVVKEETEEEDVTVNEEVEGEAVTQKEEEENHYTFFGVNEGEITVILKEEEREEEEETEDLSNTRERPDSPSDSGKSPSGKPDPETSKPAGRHHCSQCGKRFTQLGSLRTHKRIHTGEKPYHCSQCGMTFTQLGSLQTHERGHTGEKLFQCSHCGKSFGQVGNLNKHERTHTGKKMYRCSQCGERFTRLRYLKEHEGIHTNTQEEKTYHCSHCGKTFSQSDNLKTHERIERLCSDLCF encoded by the exons atgagcTCAGCAAGCTGCTGCCCTCCTGCTAAAAAAGAGGTCTGCTGGAAGGAGAAAGAAGGCATTTGGCTGAACGTTGTCGTGAAAGAGGAGACTGAAGAGGAGGATGTCACAGTAAACgaagaagtagagggtgaggctgttacacagaaagaagaggaagaaaaccATTATACTTTTTTTGGAGTGAATGAAGGAGAGATAACTGTCATattgaaggaggaggagagggaagaagaggaggagacagaagatcTGAGTAACACCA gagagagaccagactctccTTCTGACAGCGGGAAGAGTCCTTCAGGGAAACCAGACCCCGAGACGTCCAAACCAGCAGGACGAcatcactgctcccagtgtggaaagcgcTTTACTCAGTTAGGGAGCCTGAGAACACATaagagaatacacactggagagaagccatacCACTGTTCCCAATGTGGAATGACGTTTACCCAGTTAGGGAGCCTGCAAACGCATGAGAGGGGACACACAGGGGAAAAGCTTTTCCAATGttcccattgtggaaagagttttggcCAGGTAGGAAACCTGAAcaagcatgagaggacacacacaggtaagAAGATGTAccgctgctcccagtgtggagaGAGATTTACCCGGTTAAGGTACCTGAAAGAGCATGAAGgaatacatacaaatacacaggaggagaagacataccactgctctcactgtggaaagacattttcccagtcagataacctgaaaacacatgagagaatcgagaggctgtgttctgacttgtgtttttga